The following are encoded together in the Malaya genurostris strain Urasoe2022 chromosome 3, Malgen_1.1, whole genome shotgun sequence genome:
- the LOC131437548 gene encoding IST1 homolog isoform X1 has protein sequence MFSNTPNYTKLKTNLRLAVNRLKLLEKKKTELAQKARKEIADYLVAGKPERAKIRVEHIIREDYLVEAMEIVEMYCDLILARFGLVTQMKDIDEGIEEAVSSVVWVAPRLQADVQELKICADVFTIKYGKQWAESVRAAVPPHKVSDKLMHKMAIQAPPKLLVEKYLIEIAKIFNVDYEPDPLVMQNDKSNSADSILIDLSDRNNLDGGSGGGSSSGGGNPAPPGFIGYPQPPNLPQLPALPPSVPFNYPQGSSGQNFGSASAPPFNYNIPPNPSGSQVDEEKDLNINSSFLTQEKRSDLGPPPSYASLSPDDNMQNSTKPKPQPRSKISPEMNYPVLPNVPSDLPDVPNDGNPGDDKEDNDEIDFDELSRRFEELKKKK, from the exons ATGTTTTCAAATACTCCGAACTACACAAAATTGAAGACCAATCTCCGTTTGGCGGTGAATCGGTTGAAATTattggaaaaaaagaaaacggaaCTTGCTCAGAAAGCTCGAAAAGAGATTGCAGATTATTTGGTTGCAGGAAAACCTGAACGGGCTAAGATTCGCGTGGAACATATAATCCGTGAAGACTATCTCGTAGAAGCTATGGAGATAGTCGAAATGTATTGTGATCTAATTCTGGCTCGGTTTGGATTGGTTACTCAGATGAAGGACATCGACGAAGGAATTGAGGAAGCTGTGAGCAGTGTTGTTTGGGTAGCTCCTAGACTACAGGCAGATGTCCAGGAGTTGAAAATTTGCGCCGATGTTTTTACGATCAAGTACGGTAAACAATGGGCTGAGTCAGTTCGTGCAGCAGTACCACCGCATAAAGTGTCGGATAAACTGATGCACAAGATGGCCATTCAAGCACCACCAAAGCTTTTAGTTGAAAAGTATTTGATAGAAATTGCTAAGATATTCAACGTTGATTACGAACCTGATCCTCTGGTCATGCAGAATGATAAGTCTAATTCCGCGGATAGCATTTTGATTGATTTATCAGATAGAAATAATTTGGATGGCGGTTCGGGCGGCGGATCTTCGTCTGGTGGTGGAAACCCAGCTCCTCCCGGGTTTATTGGTTATCCACAACCCCCTAATTTACCGCAATTACCAGCACTTCCACCATCTGTACCGTTTAATTATCCA CAGGGCTCAAGTGGACAAAATTTTGGATCCGCGTCAGCGCCTCCATTCAATTATAATATACCACCTAACCCCTCAGGATCTCAGGTTGACGAGGAAAAAGATTTAAATATCAACTCAAGTTTCCTCACACAGGAGAAAAGATCGGACCTAGGACCACCACCTTCATATGCATCCCTTAGCCCTGACGACAATATGCAG AATTCAACAAAACCCAAACCACAGCCCCGATCTAAGATTTCGCCGGAGATGAACTATCCAGTTCTTCCCAATGTTCCTTCGGATCTACCAGATGTTCCTAATGATGGCAATCCTGGTGATGATAAGGAAGATAACGATGAAATCGACTTTGACGAACTTTCCAGACGATTTGAGGAACTGAAGAAAAAGAAGTGA
- the LOC131437548 gene encoding IST1 homolog isoform X4, whose protein sequence is MFSNTPNYTKLKTNLRLAVNRLKLLEKKKTELAQKARKEIADYLVAGKPERAKIRVEHIIREDYLVEAMEIVEMYCDLILARFGLVTQMKDIDEGIEEAVSSVVWVAPRLQADVQELKICADVFTIKYGKQWAESVRAAVPPHKVSDKLMHKMAIQAPPKLLVEKYLIEIAKIFNVDYEPDPLVMQNDKSNSADSILIDLSDRNNLDGGSGGGSSSGGGNPAPPGFIGYPQPPNLPQLPALPPSVPFNYPQGSSGQNFGSASAPPFNYNIPPNPSGSQVDEEKDLNINSSFLTQEKRSDLGPPPSYASLSPDDNMQISPEMNYPVLPNVPSDLPDVPNDGNPGDDKEDNDEIDFDELSRRFEELKKKK, encoded by the exons ATGTTTTCAAATACTCCGAACTACACAAAATTGAAGACCAATCTCCGTTTGGCGGTGAATCGGTTGAAATTattggaaaaaaagaaaacggaaCTTGCTCAGAAAGCTCGAAAAGAGATTGCAGATTATTTGGTTGCAGGAAAACCTGAACGGGCTAAGATTCGCGTGGAACATATAATCCGTGAAGACTATCTCGTAGAAGCTATGGAGATAGTCGAAATGTATTGTGATCTAATTCTGGCTCGGTTTGGATTGGTTACTCAGATGAAGGACATCGACGAAGGAATTGAGGAAGCTGTGAGCAGTGTTGTTTGGGTAGCTCCTAGACTACAGGCAGATGTCCAGGAGTTGAAAATTTGCGCCGATGTTTTTACGATCAAGTACGGTAAACAATGGGCTGAGTCAGTTCGTGCAGCAGTACCACCGCATAAAGTGTCGGATAAACTGATGCACAAGATGGCCATTCAAGCACCACCAAAGCTTTTAGTTGAAAAGTATTTGATAGAAATTGCTAAGATATTCAACGTTGATTACGAACCTGATCCTCTGGTCATGCAGAATGATAAGTCTAATTCCGCGGATAGCATTTTGATTGATTTATCAGATAGAAATAATTTGGATGGCGGTTCGGGCGGCGGATCTTCGTCTGGTGGTGGAAACCCAGCTCCTCCCGGGTTTATTGGTTATCCACAACCCCCTAATTTACCGCAATTACCAGCACTTCCACCATCTGTACCGTTTAATTATCCA CAGGGCTCAAGTGGACAAAATTTTGGATCCGCGTCAGCGCCTCCATTCAATTATAATATACCACCTAACCCCTCAGGATCTCAGGTTGACGAGGAAAAAGATTTAAATATCAACTCAAGTTTCCTCACACAGGAGAAAAGATCGGACCTAGGACCACCACCTTCATATGCATCCCTTAGCCCTGACGACAATATGCAG ATTTCGCCGGAGATGAACTATCCAGTTCTTCCCAATGTTCCTTCGGATCTACCAGATGTTCCTAATGATGGCAATCCTGGTGATGATAAGGAAGATAACGATGAAATCGACTTTGACGAACTTTCCAGACGATTTGAGGAACTGAAGAAAAAGAAGTGA
- the LOC131437548 gene encoding IST1 homolog isoform X3, with the protein MFSNTPNYTKLKTNLRLAVNRLKLLEKKKTELAQKARKEIADYLVAGKPERAKIRVEHIIREDYLVEAMEIVEMYCDLILARFGLVTQMKDIDEGIEEAVSSVVWVAPRLQADVQELKICADVFTIKYGKQWAESVRAAVPPHKVSDKLMHKMAIQAPPKLLVEKYLIEIAKIFNVDYEPDPLVMQNDKSNSADSILIDLSDRNNLDGGSGGGSSSGGGNPAPPGFIGYPQPPNLPQLPALPPSVPFNYPQGSSGQNFGSASAPPFNYNIPPNPSGSQVDEEKDLNINSSFLTQEKRSDLGPPPSYASLSPDDNMQPRSKISPEMNYPVLPNVPSDLPDVPNDGNPGDDKEDNDEIDFDELSRRFEELKKKK; encoded by the exons ATGTTTTCAAATACTCCGAACTACACAAAATTGAAGACCAATCTCCGTTTGGCGGTGAATCGGTTGAAATTattggaaaaaaagaaaacggaaCTTGCTCAGAAAGCTCGAAAAGAGATTGCAGATTATTTGGTTGCAGGAAAACCTGAACGGGCTAAGATTCGCGTGGAACATATAATCCGTGAAGACTATCTCGTAGAAGCTATGGAGATAGTCGAAATGTATTGTGATCTAATTCTGGCTCGGTTTGGATTGGTTACTCAGATGAAGGACATCGACGAAGGAATTGAGGAAGCTGTGAGCAGTGTTGTTTGGGTAGCTCCTAGACTACAGGCAGATGTCCAGGAGTTGAAAATTTGCGCCGATGTTTTTACGATCAAGTACGGTAAACAATGGGCTGAGTCAGTTCGTGCAGCAGTACCACCGCATAAAGTGTCGGATAAACTGATGCACAAGATGGCCATTCAAGCACCACCAAAGCTTTTAGTTGAAAAGTATTTGATAGAAATTGCTAAGATATTCAACGTTGATTACGAACCTGATCCTCTGGTCATGCAGAATGATAAGTCTAATTCCGCGGATAGCATTTTGATTGATTTATCAGATAGAAATAATTTGGATGGCGGTTCGGGCGGCGGATCTTCGTCTGGTGGTGGAAACCCAGCTCCTCCCGGGTTTATTGGTTATCCACAACCCCCTAATTTACCGCAATTACCAGCACTTCCACCATCTGTACCGTTTAATTATCCA CAGGGCTCAAGTGGACAAAATTTTGGATCCGCGTCAGCGCCTCCATTCAATTATAATATACCACCTAACCCCTCAGGATCTCAGGTTGACGAGGAAAAAGATTTAAATATCAACTCAAGTTTCCTCACACAGGAGAAAAGATCGGACCTAGGACCACCACCTTCATATGCATCCCTTAGCCCTGACGACAATATGCAG CCCCGATCTAAGATTTCGCCGGAGATGAACTATCCAGTTCTTCCCAATGTTCCTTCGGATCTACCAGATGTTCCTAATGATGGCAATCCTGGTGATGATAAGGAAGATAACGATGAAATCGACTTTGACGAACTTTCCAGACGATTTGAGGAACTGAAGAAAAAGAAGTGA
- the LOC131437548 gene encoding IST1 homolog isoform X2 — MFSNTPNYTKLKTNLRLAVNRLKLLEKKKTELAQKARKEIADYLVAGKPERAKIRVEHIIREDYLVEAMEIVEMYCDLILARFGLVTQMKDIDEGIEEAVSSVVWVAPRLQADVQELKICADVFTIKYGKQWAESVRAAVPPHKVSDKLMHKMAIQAPPKLLVEKYLIEIAKIFNVDYEPDPLVMQNDKSNSADSILIDLSDRNNLDGGSGGGSSSGGGNPAPPGFIGYPQPPNLPQLPALPPSVPFNYPGSSGQNFGSASAPPFNYNIPPNPSGSQVDEEKDLNINSSFLTQEKRSDLGPPPSYASLSPDDNMQNSTKPKPQPRSKISPEMNYPVLPNVPSDLPDVPNDGNPGDDKEDNDEIDFDELSRRFEELKKKK; from the exons ATGTTTTCAAATACTCCGAACTACACAAAATTGAAGACCAATCTCCGTTTGGCGGTGAATCGGTTGAAATTattggaaaaaaagaaaacggaaCTTGCTCAGAAAGCTCGAAAAGAGATTGCAGATTATTTGGTTGCAGGAAAACCTGAACGGGCTAAGATTCGCGTGGAACATATAATCCGTGAAGACTATCTCGTAGAAGCTATGGAGATAGTCGAAATGTATTGTGATCTAATTCTGGCTCGGTTTGGATTGGTTACTCAGATGAAGGACATCGACGAAGGAATTGAGGAAGCTGTGAGCAGTGTTGTTTGGGTAGCTCCTAGACTACAGGCAGATGTCCAGGAGTTGAAAATTTGCGCCGATGTTTTTACGATCAAGTACGGTAAACAATGGGCTGAGTCAGTTCGTGCAGCAGTACCACCGCATAAAGTGTCGGATAAACTGATGCACAAGATGGCCATTCAAGCACCACCAAAGCTTTTAGTTGAAAAGTATTTGATAGAAATTGCTAAGATATTCAACGTTGATTACGAACCTGATCCTCTGGTCATGCAGAATGATAAGTCTAATTCCGCGGATAGCATTTTGATTGATTTATCAGATAGAAATAATTTGGATGGCGGTTCGGGCGGCGGATCTTCGTCTGGTGGTGGAAACCCAGCTCCTCCCGGGTTTATTGGTTATCCACAACCCCCTAATTTACCGCAATTACCAGCACTTCCACCATCTGTACCGTTTAATTATCCA GGCTCAAGTGGACAAAATTTTGGATCCGCGTCAGCGCCTCCATTCAATTATAATATACCACCTAACCCCTCAGGATCTCAGGTTGACGAGGAAAAAGATTTAAATATCAACTCAAGTTTCCTCACACAGGAGAAAAGATCGGACCTAGGACCACCACCTTCATATGCATCCCTTAGCCCTGACGACAATATGCAG AATTCAACAAAACCCAAACCACAGCCCCGATCTAAGATTTCGCCGGAGATGAACTATCCAGTTCTTCCCAATGTTCCTTCGGATCTACCAGATGTTCCTAATGATGGCAATCCTGGTGATGATAAGGAAGATAACGATGAAATCGACTTTGACGAACTTTCCAGACGATTTGAGGAACTGAAGAAAAAGAAGTGA